The Schistocerca gregaria isolate iqSchGreg1 chromosome 1, iqSchGreg1.2, whole genome shotgun sequence genome includes a window with the following:
- the LOC126274577 gene encoding cuticle protein 65-like: MKFLVIVLAACVAVACSQETREKRGLLGAGVLAAPGAVLAPRVLAAPAIATAPIVAAPAIAHAPLGVGLGLAHPIIG; encoded by the coding sequence GTGATTGTCTTGGCCGCCTGCGTGGCAGTTGCTTGCAGCCAGGAGACGCGAGAGAAGCGCGGCCTCCTGGGGGCGGGAGTTCTGGCCGCCCCCGGCGCTGTGCTGGCGCCGCGCGTCCTCGCCGCCCCCGCCATAGCCACCGCCCCCAtcgtcgccgcccccgccatcgcccACGCACCTCTCGGTGTGGGGCTGGGCTTGGCTCACCCCATCATAGGCTGA